The Pukyongia salina genome segment CGATGATCGCTTCGATGATCAGTTCCGAATTCGCCAAACTTTCGAGACTGCTTACATATTTTATATTATCGCGGATCCTCGACTTTTCACTTTCGTCTATCCGGCCTTTTTCGATCAACCTGTTTAGTATTTTCGCCAGGGAATCCTCTGCTTTTCTCAGGGCATCCGGATTAGCATCATAGATACACACCATACACCCAGCAGTTGCTGCAACCTGTGCGATGCCACTACCCATAGTACCAGAGCCTATTATACCTACCGTTTCGATCATTTAATTTCCTTTAAATTTTGGCTTTCGTTTTTCCACAAAGGCTGCCACACCCTCGGCATAATCTTCGGTTTGAGCCGACGCAATTTGCAATTTAGATTCCATCGATAATTGTTCTTCTAAGGTGTTTTCCATAGAAGCATTGAGTAATTGCTTAGTGTAGCCCAGAGCTTTTGTAGGCATCATTGCAAGCGTTGATGAAATTTCCTTAATGGTTTCAGAAAAACTATCCTGCGACACTACCTTATAAACCATCCCCAATCGTTCTGCTTCTTCGGCACTTACTTTATCTCCTAACATCATTAGGGCAGATGCTTTCTGAAATCCAATCAGCCGGGGTAAAAAGAAAGTTCCGGCGCTATCCGGAACCAACCCAATTTTGCTAAACGCCTGAATAAAAGCAGCACCTTCAACCGCAATAACGATATCACAGGCTAGTGCGATATTAGCACCGGCTCCCGCTGCCACCCCATTCACGGCTGCGATGATGGGTTTATTTATCGCACGAATTCTCCTAATAATGGGATTGTAATGTTCTTCAAGTATTTTCCTGAATCCGGGGTTCAATTCGGGAGAAGTCACTTCTTTAAGGTCTTGTCCGGCACAAAATGCCTTTCCATTCCCAGTGATCACAATGGCGCGGATGTTTTGATCGGCTTCACATTGGTCGAGTTCAGATTGAAATAAGAGTGCCATTTCGCGGTTAAAACTGTTAAAAACCTCAGGTCTGTTAAGTCTTAGCCAGGCTACTCCATTTTCTATTTCCTTCTGAATATATGTACTCATATTTTTACTTTAAACATTTAAAATAATCGAAAGGCTCCATACAATCTTCACATTGAAAAAGAGCTTTACAGGCGGTGGAACCAAACTGACTTACAAGTCGTGTATGTGTACTTCCACAGTTGGTGCATTTCACCAGGGGTTTATTTCCCAGCAAAGCCTCCTTGTCTGCAGTCTCCTCTAAAGGTGCCGCAATCCCATAGGCTTCCATTTTACGTTTTCCCTCTTCGCTGATCCAGTCTGTAGACCAGGCAGGGGCCAACACCAATGTAATTTCGGCTTTCATCCCTCTCTTTAAAAAAGCGGCCTTGATATCATCGCCTATCACGTCCATGGCCGGGCACCCGGAGTAGGTAGGTGTGAGTTTAATCATCACCTTCCCGTTTCTTATTACCGC includes the following:
- the paaD gene encoding 1,2-phenylacetyl-CoA epoxidase subunit PaaD gives rise to the protein MIDLHPNIDAELIPILDEVADPEIPVLTVLDLGVIREAVIRNGKVMIKLTPTYSGCPAMDVIGDDIKAAFLKRGMKAEITLVLAPAWSTDWISEEGKRKMEAYGIAAPLEETADKEALLGNKPLVKCTNCGSTHTRLVSQFGSTACKALFQCEDCMEPFDYFKCLK
- a CDS encoding enoyl-CoA hydratase-related protein, encoding MSTYIQKEIENGVAWLRLNRPEVFNSFNREMALLFQSELDQCEADQNIRAIVITGNGKAFCAGQDLKEVTSPELNPGFRKILEEHYNPIIRRIRAINKPIIAAVNGVAAGAGANIALACDIVIAVEGAAFIQAFSKIGLVPDSAGTFFLPRLIGFQKASALMMLGDKVSAEEAERLGMVYKVVSQDSFSETIKEISSTLAMMPTKALGYTKQLLNASMENTLEEQLSMESKLQIASAQTEDYAEGVAAFVEKRKPKFKGN